A stretch of the Coturnix japonica isolate 7356 chromosome 27, Coturnix japonica 2.1, whole genome shotgun sequence genome encodes the following:
- the LOC107324994 gene encoding feather keratin 1-like gives MSCYDQCLPRLQCQPCGPTPLANSCNEPCVRQCQDSHVVIQPSPVVVTLPGPILSSFPQNTAVGSSTSAAVGSILSSEGVPISSGGFGLSGFGSRFCGRRCFPC, from the coding sequence CCCGCCTGCAATGCCAGCCCTGCGGCCCAACCCCGCTGGCCAACAGCTGCAATGAGCCCTGCGTCAGGCAGTGCCAGGACTCCCACGTTGTCATCCAGCCCTCTCCCgtggtggtgaccctgcccggacccatcctcagctccttcccgcAGAACACCGCCGTGGGATCCTCCACCTCCGCTGCCgttggcagcatcctcagctctgAGGGTGTGCCCATCTCCTCTGGAGGCTTTGGCCTCTCTGGCTTTGGCAGCCGCTTCTGCGGCAGGCGGTGTTTCCCCTGCTAG
- the LOC107324996 gene encoding feather keratin 1-like, translating into MSCLDQCLPRLQCRPCGPTPLANSCNEPCVRQCQDSHVVIQPSPVVVTLPGPILSSFPQNTAVGSSTSAAVGSILSSEGVPISSGGFGLSGFGSRFCGRRCFPC; encoded by the coding sequence ATGTCCTGCCTTGACCAGTGCCTGCCTCGCCTGCAATGCCGGCCCTGCGGCCCGACCCCGCTGGCCAACAGCTGCAATGAGCCCTGCGTCAGGCAGTGCCAGGACTCCCACGTCGTCATCCAGCCCTCTCCCgtggtggtgaccctgcccggacccatcctcagctccttcccgcAGAACACCGCCGTGGGATCCTCCACCTCCGCTGCCgttggcagcatcctcagctctgAGGGCGTGCCCATCTCCTCTGGAGGCTTTGGCCTCTCCGGCTTCGGCAGCCGCTTCTGCGGCAGGCGGTGCTTCCCCTGCTAA
- the LOC107325002 gene encoding feather keratin 1-like yields the protein MSCLDQCLPRLPCQPCGPTPLANSCNEPCFRQCQDSNVFIQPSPVVVTLPGPILSSFPQNTAVGSSTSAAVGSILSSEGVPISSGGFGLSGLGSRYSSRRFFPC from the coding sequence ATGTCCTGCCTTGACCAGTGCCTGCCTCGcctgccctgccagccctgcGGCCCAACCCCGCTGGCCAACAGCTGCAATGAGCCCTGCTTCAGGCAGTGCCAGGACTCCAATGTCTTCATCCAGCCCTCTCCCgtggtggtgaccctgcctgGACCTATCCTCAGTTCCTTCCCGCAGAACACCGCCGTGGGATCCTCCACCTccgctgctgttggcagcatcctcagctctgAGGGTGTGCCTATCTCCTCTGGGGGCTTTGGCCTCTCTGGCTTAGGCAGCCGCTATAGTAGCCGGAGGTTCTTCCCCTGCTAA
- the LOC107324997 gene encoding feather keratin 1-like: MSCLDQCLPRLPCQPCGPTPLANSCNEPCVRQCQDSNVFIQPSPVVVTLPGPILSSFPQNTAVGSSTSAAVGSILSSEGVPISSGGFGLSGLGSRYSSRRFFPC, translated from the coding sequence ATGTCCTGCCTTGACCAGTGCCTGCCCCGcctgccctgccagccctgcGGCCCGACCCCGCTGGCCAACAGCTGCAATGAGCCCTGCGTCAGGCAGTGCCAGGACTCCAACGTCTTCATCCAGCCCTCTCCTgtggtggtgaccctgcccggacccatcctcagctccttcccgcAGAACACCGCCGTGGGATCCTCCACCTCTGCTGCGgttggcagcatcctcagctctgAGGGTGTGCCCATCTCCTCTGGAGGCTTTGGTCTCTCTGGCTTAGGCAGCCGCTACAGTAGCAGGAGGTTCTTCCCCTGCTAA